One genomic segment of Ricinus communis isolate WT05 ecotype wild-type chromosome 5, ASM1957865v1, whole genome shotgun sequence includes these proteins:
- the LOC8268149 gene encoding putative clathrin assembly protein At1g25240, whose protein sequence is MYLWKRAAGVLKDQKSILVATLSRRTSYRNPDLEAAIIKATNHNESYVDYKNAQRVFAWIRTSPVSLKPLIWALTARIEKTQSWVVALKGLMLLHGVFCCKTQAVSRIGRLPFDLSNFTDGHSKPSKSWGFNAFIRAYYAYLDQRSLFLYEQRRERMEDNSMVQELIKLETWQSLLDMLLQIKPLANNMRECLILEAMDCVIIEIFDVYSRICNGIARILMGIYSAGKLEATLSLKVLQKAMNQGEDLALYFEFCRDFGVFNAMEVPKVTKIPDEDIKDLERIINGVYEKKNIDENDNNKNKNNNKIVAIDEKKEAIQKLKTIITDKWEVFDEELKVVNIRNEGKENPLQSPSNYLPLIPIDEPVNCKQQEIPDFISFC, encoded by the coding sequence ATGTATCTCTGGAAGAGGGCTGCCGGAGTCCTCAAAGACCAGAAAAGCATACTGGTGGCCACCCTTTCGCGGCGGACATCGTACCGGAACCCTGATCTTGAGGCAGCAATTATTAAAGCTACAAATCATAATGAAAGCTATGTAGATTACAAGAATGCTCAAAGAGTCTTTGCATGGATACGTACATCTCCCGTTAGCCTAAAGCCTTTGATTTGGGCTTTAACTGCTCGTATAGAGAAGACTCAGAGTTGGGTTGTTGCGTTAAAGGGTTTGATGCTTCTGCATGGCGTTTTCTGCTGTAAAACCCAAGCTGTTTCAAGGATTGGAAGATTACCATTTGATCTTTCAAATTTTACAGATGGACATTCCAAGCCAAGCAAATCTTGGGGTTTCAATGCGTTTATTCGTGCTTATTATGCATATTTAGATCAAAGATCTTTATTCTTATATGAGCAACGTCGAGAAAGAATGGAAGATAATTCAATGGTACAAGAGCTTATAAAGCTTGAAACCTGGCAATCTTTGCTTGACATGTTGCTTCAAATTAAGCCATTGGCTAATAACATGAGAGAATGCTTGATTCTTGAAGCTATGGATTGTGttattattgaaatattcGATGTTTATAGCAGGATTTGTAATGGGATTGCCAGAATTCTAATGGGGATTTATTCAGCTGGAAAGCTTGAAGCTACCTTGTCACTTAAGGTTCTTCAAAAGGCAATGAATCAAGGTGAAGATCTTGCTTTATattttgagttttgcaggGATTTTGGCGTCTTTAATGCAATGGAAGTACCGAAAGTTACAAAGATCCCCGATGAAGATATCAAAGATCTCGAGCGTATTATTAATGGTgtttatgaaaagaaaaatatcgaCGAGAATgacaataataagaataaaaacaacaacaaaattgTTGCCATTGATGAAAAGAAGGAAGCAATACAGAAACTGAAGACAATAATCACTGACAAATGGGAGGTATTTGATGAAGAATTGAAGGTTGTTAATATAAGGAacgaaggaaaagaaaaccctCTTCAAAGTCCTTCAAATTATTTACCTCTTATTCCGATTGACGAGCCTGTTAATTGTAAACAACAAGAAATTCcagattttattagtttctgtTAG
- the LOC8268147 gene encoding zinc finger protein SHOOT GRAVITROPISM 5 isoform X1 has product MLDKNTTTTTTTTTTLSAPISPSSDPFSAALDNGVTNSNNKRKRKPAGTPDPDAEVVSLSPRTLLESDRYVCEICNQGFQRDQNLQMHRRRHKVPWKLLKRETQEVKKRVYVCPEPSCLHHDPCHALGDLVGIKKHFRRKHSNHKQWVCEKCSKGYAVQSDYKAHLKTCGTRGHSCDCGRVFSSTWLFRVESFIEHQDACTVRRTQPDQLQALQPACSSRTASSTSPSSDANFSISGPLPGLTMPKPTADNQQPAIFLCSSDRNNHASTSNHHHQQQPPQHQKQQEHNLELQLLPSSVSTRLSSSQNHDDQRYHPTNLKLSIGSSSSNDCSEKNELNEKANLDANREKSVGDPALEAAKVKEFANEQLRLAMAEKAYAEDARQQAKRQLEMAELEFANAKRIRQQAQSELEKAQVLREQATKKISSTMMQITCQACKQQFQAPAPVVAPADETSLAMSYMSSATTEGEGE; this is encoded by the exons ATGCTAGACAAAAACACCACCACCactaccaccaccaccaccaccttgTCCGCTCCAATATCTCCTTCTTCTGATCCTTTCTCTGCAGCCTTGGATAATGGTGTCACCAACAGCAacaacaaaaggaaaagaaaacctGCAGGAACTCCAG atcCAGATGCAGAGGTTGTATCTTTGTCGCCAAGGACTTTACTGGAATCGGATAGATACGTATGTGAGATCTGTAACCAAGGGTTTCAAAGAGACCAGAACTTACAAATGCATAGAAGAAGGCATAAAGTACCATGGAAATTGTTGAAAAGAGAAACACAAGAAGTGAAGAAAAGAGTCTATGTTTGTCCAGAGCCAAGTTGTTTGCACCATGACCCTTGCCATGCTTTAGGAGATCTTGTTGGTATAAAGAAACACTTTAGGAGGAAACACAGTAATCACAAGCAGTGGGTTTGTGAGAAATGTTCTAAAGGTTATGCTGTCCAATCTGATTACAAAGCCCACCTTAAGACTTGTGGCACTAGGGGTCATTCTTGTGACTGTGGCCGTGTCTTTTCcag CACTTGGCTTTTCAGGGTAGAGAGTTTTATTGAGCACCAAGATGCTTGTACAGTAAGGAGAACCCAACCTGATCAACTACAAGCATTACAGCCAGCTTGCTCTTCAAGAACTGCTTCAAGCACTAGTCCTTCAAGTGATGCAAATTTTAGCATTAGTGGTCCATTGCCAGGATTAACAATGCCAAAACCAACAGCTGATAATCAACAACCTGCAATTTTCTTGTGCTCATCGGATAGAAATAACCACGCTTCTACTTctaatcatcatcatcagcagCAGCCGCCGCAGCACCAGAAGCAGCAAGAACACAATCTTGAACTTCAACTCTTACCATCATCAGTTTCAACTCGCTTATCATCTTCACAGAATCATGATGATCAACGTTACCACCCCACAAATTTGAAGCTTTCAATAgggtcatcatcatcaaatgaCTGCAGCGAAAAGAATGAATTGAATGAAAAAGCTAATTTGGATGCTAATAGAGAGAAAAGCGTAGGTGATCCAGCTCTAGAAGCAGCAAAAGTCAAAGAGTTTGCTAATGAGCAGTTGAGATTAGCTATGGCTGAGAAGGCATACGCTGAGGATGCTAGACAACAGGCAAAGAGACAACTTGAAATGGCAGAACTAGAATTTGCTAATGCTAAGAGGATAAGGCAACAAGCTCAGTCTGAACTTGAAAAGGCTCAAGTTTTAAGAGAACAAGCTACCAAGAAGATAAGCTCGACTATGATGCAAATTACTTGTCAAGCTTGCAAACAACAATTTCAAG
- the LOC8268147 gene encoding zinc finger protein SHOOT GRAVITROPISM 5 isoform X2: MLDKNTTTTTTTTTTLSAPISPSSDPFSAALDNGVTNSNNKRKRKPAGTPDPDAEVVSLSPRTLLESDRYVCEICNQGFQRDQNLQMHRRRHKVPWKLLKRETQEVKKRVYVCPEPSCLHHDPCHALGDLVGIKKHFRRKHSNHKQWVCEKCSKGYAVQSDYKAHLKTCGTRGHSCDCGRVFSRVESFIEHQDACTVRRTQPDQLQALQPACSSRTASSTSPSSDANFSISGPLPGLTMPKPTADNQQPAIFLCSSDRNNHASTSNHHHQQQPPQHQKQQEHNLELQLLPSSVSTRLSSSQNHDDQRYHPTNLKLSIGSSSSNDCSEKNELNEKANLDANREKSVGDPALEAAKVKEFANEQLRLAMAEKAYAEDARQQAKRQLEMAELEFANAKRIRQQAQSELEKAQVLREQATKKISSTMMQITCQACKQQFQAPAPVVAPADETSLAMSYMSSATTEGEGE, translated from the exons ATGCTAGACAAAAACACCACCACCactaccaccaccaccaccaccttgTCCGCTCCAATATCTCCTTCTTCTGATCCTTTCTCTGCAGCCTTGGATAATGGTGTCACCAACAGCAacaacaaaaggaaaagaaaacctGCAGGAACTCCAG atcCAGATGCAGAGGTTGTATCTTTGTCGCCAAGGACTTTACTGGAATCGGATAGATACGTATGTGAGATCTGTAACCAAGGGTTTCAAAGAGACCAGAACTTACAAATGCATAGAAGAAGGCATAAAGTACCATGGAAATTGTTGAAAAGAGAAACACAAGAAGTGAAGAAAAGAGTCTATGTTTGTCCAGAGCCAAGTTGTTTGCACCATGACCCTTGCCATGCTTTAGGAGATCTTGTTGGTATAAAGAAACACTTTAGGAGGAAACACAGTAATCACAAGCAGTGGGTTTGTGAGAAATGTTCTAAAGGTTATGCTGTCCAATCTGATTACAAAGCCCACCTTAAGACTTGTGGCACTAGGGGTCATTCTTGTGACTGTGGCCGTGTCTTTTCcag GGTAGAGAGTTTTATTGAGCACCAAGATGCTTGTACAGTAAGGAGAACCCAACCTGATCAACTACAAGCATTACAGCCAGCTTGCTCTTCAAGAACTGCTTCAAGCACTAGTCCTTCAAGTGATGCAAATTTTAGCATTAGTGGTCCATTGCCAGGATTAACAATGCCAAAACCAACAGCTGATAATCAACAACCTGCAATTTTCTTGTGCTCATCGGATAGAAATAACCACGCTTCTACTTctaatcatcatcatcagcagCAGCCGCCGCAGCACCAGAAGCAGCAAGAACACAATCTTGAACTTCAACTCTTACCATCATCAGTTTCAACTCGCTTATCATCTTCACAGAATCATGATGATCAACGTTACCACCCCACAAATTTGAAGCTTTCAATAgggtcatcatcatcaaatgaCTGCAGCGAAAAGAATGAATTGAATGAAAAAGCTAATTTGGATGCTAATAGAGAGAAAAGCGTAGGTGATCCAGCTCTAGAAGCAGCAAAAGTCAAAGAGTTTGCTAATGAGCAGTTGAGATTAGCTATGGCTGAGAAGGCATACGCTGAGGATGCTAGACAACAGGCAAAGAGACAACTTGAAATGGCAGAACTAGAATTTGCTAATGCTAAGAGGATAAGGCAACAAGCTCAGTCTGAACTTGAAAAGGCTCAAGTTTTAAGAGAACAAGCTACCAAGAAGATAAGCTCGACTATGATGCAAATTACTTGTCAAGCTTGCAAACAACAATTTCAAG